One part of the Cyprinus carpio isolate SPL01 chromosome A25, ASM1834038v1, whole genome shotgun sequence genome encodes these proteins:
- the LOC109109595 gene encoding olfactomedin-like protein 3 yields MLLSLVTVFLLLGTGQAQRTTPDYIMEYFQRQLQQLEGRLIKCEQDFQHFSQKMYDMSKEIHSETRKMNVLKSEVKGHIDTFALRMDRVERDVEYLHNKIPDTVQVDIEDSLLEHQVKEAKLKKTSVIPKGKDCSSEVVGIKSVKIVKKAGDTNGSWMKDPTKGSAKIYFFSGTRNNTVLAYTSMKTFTEPNSTKKTEVIRLPFPWHGTAHVVYNGFVYYHNADTNNEILKVHLGNRTVADRLLLPGAGRMPAYSLNPHTLLDLAVDEMGLWSIHADPDFSGNLVITKLDHSSLAVEHTWDTNCNSRDAEAAFITCGTLYVVYNSHYGGRSSIQCLFDIHDTIYTEGIPVLFFPKRYTSHSSLRFHPKDKQLYAWDDGYQTIYKLEIK; encoded by the exons ATGCTTTTGTCTTTGGTAACTGTATTTCTTTTGCTTGGAACGGGACAAGCTCAGAGGACAACTCCTGATTATATTATGGAATATTTTCAGAGACAACTTCAGCAGCTGGAG GGACGACTGATCAAATGTGAGCAAGACTTCCAGCACTTCAGTCAAAAGATGTATGACATGTCCAAGGAGATACACAGTGAAACGAGGAAGATGAATGTGCTAAaatcagaggtcaaaggtcacattgACACCTTCGCTTTGCGTATGGACCGAGTGGAAAGAGATGTGGAATACCTGCATAATAAGATCCCTGACACGGTTCAGGTTGACATTGAGGACTCATTGCTCGAGCACCAAGTGAAAGAAGCCAAACTAAAAAAGACATCTGTAATCCCTAAGGGCAAAG ACTGCAGTTCAGAGGTTGTGGGTATCAAGTCTGTCAAAATTGTCAAGAAAGCAGGTGACACCAATGGATCCTGGATGAAGGATCCGACAAAGGGTTCTGCTAAGATTTACTTTTTTAGCGGTACTCGAAACAATACAGTATTAGCATATACCTCTATGAAGACCTTCACTGAACCAAACTCCACCAAAAAAACAGAAGTTATCCGTCTTCCTTTTCCCTGGCATGGAACCGCCCATGTGGTCTACAATGGCTTTGTGTACTACCACAACGCAGACACCAACAATGAGATCCTGAAGGTCCACCTCGGCAATCGTACAGTGGCTGATCGGTTGCTGCTCCCTGGAGCCGGTCGGATGCCGGCATATTCCCTCAATCCTCACACCCTGCTGGACCTCGCCGTAGACGAAATGGGGCTCTGGTCGATCCATGCCGACCCAGACTTCAGCGGCAACTTGGTGATCACCAAGCTGGACCACAGTAGTCTGGCAGTGGAGCACACATGGGATACCAACTGTAATAGCCGTGATGCAGAAGCAGCTTTCATAACCTGTGGCACCTTATATGTGGTCTACAACTCCCACTATGGTGGAAGGTCAAGCATCCAATGCTTGTTTGATATCCATGACACCATCTACACCGAGGGCATCCCTGTGCTTTTCTTCCCAAAGCGTTACACCAGCCACTCCTCTTTGCGTTTCCACCCAAAGGATAAGCAACTGTATGCTTGGGATGATGGTTATCAGACCATCTATAAGTTAGAAATCAAGTAG